A genomic window from Thermococcus nautili includes:
- the prf1 gene encoding peptide chain release factor aRF-1, whose protein sequence is MSHKSAEMYELKKKVEELKSYRGRATELVSLYIPAGYDINKVMQQLREEYGTAQNIKSKSTRKNVLGALERAMQHLKLYRKTPENGLALFVGNVSEQEGVSDIRLWAIVPPEPLKVRLYRCDQTFVTEPLEEMLRVKDAYGLITVEKNEATIGLLRGKRIEVIDELTSNVPGKTRAGGQSARRYERIREQETHEFMKRIGEHANKAFLPLLEKGELRGIIIGGPGPTKEEFVEGDYLHHELRKKIIGVVDISYHGEYGLRELVEKASDILRDHEAVKERKLIQDFFRHLVKDTGMITYGEKEVRQALELGAVDTLLISEGYDKVRVKAKCNNCGWSEEKTMSEQEFHVYKKKLTHCPKCGSQNITFEKWDVAEELIKMAEEAGSNVEIISLDTEEGQQFYKAFGGLGAFLRYKIH, encoded by the coding sequence ATGTCTCACAAGTCAGCGGAAATGTACGAGCTCAAGAAGAAGGTTGAAGAACTCAAGAGCTATCGAGGTCGAGCGACCGAACTCGTCAGTCTTTACATTCCGGCCGGCTACGACATCAACAAGGTCATGCAACAGCTCCGCGAGGAGTACGGAACGGCCCAGAACATCAAGAGCAAGTCAACTCGAAAGAACGTTTTAGGAGCCCTCGAAAGGGCGATGCAGCACCTCAAGCTCTACCGCAAGACTCCGGAGAACGGCCTTGCCCTGTTCGTCGGTAACGTCAGCGAGCAGGAGGGAGTCAGCGACATAAGACTCTGGGCCATCGTTCCGCCCGAGCCCCTCAAGGTCCGCCTCTACCGCTGTGACCAGACCTTCGTTACCGAACCGCTTGAGGAGATGCTCCGCGTTAAAGATGCGTACGGCCTCATAACCGTCGAGAAGAACGAGGCAACGATAGGCCTCCTCAGGGGCAAGAGGATTGAGGTTATAGACGAGCTCACCTCGAACGTTCCAGGAAAGACGAGGGCCGGTGGTCAGTCGGCGAGGCGTTACGAGAGGATTCGCGAGCAGGAAACGCACGAGTTCATGAAGCGCATCGGCGAGCACGCCAACAAGGCCTTCCTCCCGCTCCTTGAGAAGGGCGAGCTGAGGGGAATCATCATCGGCGGTCCCGGGCCGACCAAGGAGGAGTTCGTTGAGGGTGATTACCTCCACCACGAGCTGAGGAAGAAGATTATCGGCGTCGTCGACATAAGCTACCACGGCGAGTACGGCCTAAGGGAGCTCGTTGAGAAGGCCAGCGATATACTCAGAGACCATGAGGCGGTCAAGGAGAGGAAACTTATCCAGGACTTCTTCAGGCACCTCGTCAAGGACACGGGGATGATAACCTACGGTGAGAAGGAAGTCCGCCAGGCCCTTGAGCTCGGCGCCGTTGACACGCTCCTCATCAGCGAGGGCTATGACAAGGTTCGCGTCAAGGCCAAGTGCAACAACTGCGGCTGGAGCGAGGAGAAGACGATGAGCGAGCAGGAGTTCCACGTCTACAAGAAGAAGCTGACCCACTGTCCAAAGTGTGGCAGTCAGAACATAACCTTCGAGAAGTGGGACGTCGCGGAGGAGCTCATCAAGATGGCGGAGGAAGCCGGCTCGAACGTGGAGATAATCTCCCTCGACACCGAGGAGGGCCAGCAGTTCTACAAGGCCTTTGGAGGCCTCGGCGCGTTCCTGAGGTACAAGATTCACTGA
- a CDS encoding AAA family ATPase, translating to MLFDPRPKSRREEIFDREKELNSLLKGMEEYPITVLIGIRRVGKSSLLRVTLNEFDGLGLYLDARRLYASGGGMISPAVLVDEIRKILLGKGRFGFLSGIKLESVNLAGIKIKPKETTIIDIFELLNGLGEKFGRVVLAFDEAQYLRFYGPRGGKDLLAGMAYAYDSLPNLGFVFTGSEVGLLHDFIGIDDYSSPLFGRVYEEVEVKPFPRELSEAFLREGFEEVGLKVPEGEIKRAVDELDGIPGWLVEFGFNYWKSGSFERAMERTVERARAMIREELLELEKRSPRYSLILRAIAMGLSRWREVKDYVEAKSGPITNARLSALLKNLEKMGWVRKENGEYRIIDPLVEKILKG from the coding sequence ATGTTGTTTGACCCGAGGCCGAAGAGCAGGAGGGAGGAAATTTTCGACAGGGAGAAGGAGCTGAACTCTCTGCTTAAGGGAATGGAAGAGTACCCGATAACGGTTCTCATCGGAATCCGGAGGGTGGGGAAGAGTTCCCTCCTGAGGGTGACTCTTAATGAATTTGACGGTCTCGGCCTTTACCTCGACGCAAGGAGACTCTATGCATCCGGTGGAGGGATGATAAGCCCCGCCGTTCTTGTGGACGAGATTAGAAAGATACTCCTCGGGAAGGGCAGGTTTGGCTTTCTGAGCGGGATAAAGCTTGAGAGCGTTAATTTGGCCGGGATAAAAATCAAACCAAAGGAGACTACCATAATAGACATCTTCGAACTTTTAAACGGCCTCGGTGAAAAGTTTGGGAGGGTCGTTTTGGCTTTCGACGAGGCCCAGTACCTTCGATTCTACGGGCCGAGGGGTGGAAAAGACCTTTTGGCGGGAATGGCCTACGCTTACGACTCCCTGCCGAACCTTGGCTTCGTGTTCACAGGCTCGGAGGTCGGCCTCCTCCATGATTTCATAGGCATCGACGATTACTCAAGTCCACTATTCGGCAGGGTTTATGAGGAGGTTGAAGTTAAGCCATTCCCGAGGGAACTCTCGGAGGCTTTCCTGCGGGAAGGATTTGAAGAAGTCGGCTTGAAAGTTCCGGAGGGGGAGATAAAGAGAGCTGTTGATGAGCTCGACGGCATTCCGGGCTGGCTCGTGGAGTTTGGGTTTAACTACTGGAAGAGCGGAAGTTTCGAGAGGGCCATGGAGAGAACTGTCGAGAGGGCCCGGGCAATGATACGGGAAGAGCTCCTTGAACTCGAAAAGCGCTCTCCAAGGTACTCCCTAATCCTCAGGGCGATAGCAATGGGCCTCTCACGCTGGAGGGAGGTTAAGGACTACGTGGAAGCAAAAAGCGGACCTATAACGAACGCGAGACTATCTGCGCTCCTGAAGAACCTTGAGAAAATGGGCTGGGTGAGGAAAGAAAACGGGGAGTACAGGATAATAGACCCCCTCGTGGAAAAAATATTGAAAGGCTAG